A genomic region of Mus musculus strain C57BL/6J chromosome 7, GRCm38.p6 C57BL/6J contains the following coding sequences:
- the Vmn1r163 gene encoding vomeronasal 1 receptor 163 — MSAHGKSVKTTEEVALQILLLCQFGVGTVANVFLFVHNFSPVMTGSKKRPRQVILSHMAVANALTLFLTIFPNNMSAFAPKTPPTELKCKLEFFSHMVARSKNLCSTCVLSIHQFVTLVPVNRGKGKLILRASVPNLWNYSCYSCWFYSVLSNIHIPIKVTGPQITDNNTDSKSNLFCSTSGFIVGMVFLKFSHDATFMTIMVWTSVSMVLLLHRHHQRMQHILTPNQDARGQAETRATHTILMLVVTFVSFYLLNCICIIFHAFSIHSRLFIRLVSEVLAAVFPNICPLLLIFRDPKDPCSVLFKC, encoded by the coding sequence ATGTCTGCTCATGGTAAATCtgtgaaaaccactgaggaagtggctcttcagatcctcttgctttgccagtttggggttggaactgtggccaatgtctttctgtttgtccataatttctctccagtcatGACTGGTTCTAAAAAGAGGCCcagacaggtgattttaagccacatggctgtggccaatgccttgactctattcctcactatatttccaaacaacatgagtgcttttgctcccaaaactcctccaactgaactcaaatgtaaattagaattcttcagtcacatggtggcaagaagcaaaaatttgtgttccacctgtgtcctgagtatccatcagtttgtcactcttGTTCCTGTTAATAGAGGTAAAGGTAAACTTATACTCAGAGCAAGTGTCCCAAATTTGTGGAATTATTCCTGCTACAGTTGTTGGTTTTAcagtgtcttaagtaacatccacattccaattaaggtcactggtccacagataacagacaataacactgactctaaaagcaacttgttctgttccacttctggattcattGTAGGCATGGTCTTCTTGAAGTTTTCCcatgatgccacattcatgaccatcatggtctggaccagtgtctccatggtacttctcctccatagacatcaccagcgaatgcagcacatcctcactcccaatcaggacgccagaggccaagctgagaccagagcaacccatactatcctgatgctggtggtcacatttgttagcttttatcttctaaattgtatttgtatcatctttcatGCTTTTTCTATACATTCTCGTCTCTTCATAAGGCTTGTCAGTGAGGTTCTGGCTGCAGTCTTCCCCAATATCTGCCccttactgttgatcttcagagatcctaaagatccttgttctgtgctcttcAAATGTTGA
- the Vmn1r260 gene encoding vomeronasal 1 receptor Vmn1r164, producing the protein MSAHGNSLKTTEEVALQILLLCQFGVGTVANVFLFVHNFSPVLTGSKQRPRQVILSHMAVANALTLFLTIFPNNMMAFAPKTPPTELKCKLESFSHLVVRSTNLCSTCVLSVHQFVTLVPLNRGKGKLVLRASVTNMASYSSCSCWFFSVLSNIHIPIKFSGPQITDNNTDSKRKLFCSTSGFSVGIVFLQFAYDATFMSIMVWTSVSMVLLLRRHRQRMQHILTPNQNPRGQAESKATHTILMLVFTFVSFYLLNCICIIVHALFMHSHFFVRLVSEILTAIFPSISPLLLIFRDPKDPCSVLFNC; encoded by the coding sequence ATGTCTGCTCATGGTAACTCCCTGAAAACCACTGAAGAAGTGGCTCTTCAGAtcctcttgctttgccagtttggggttgggactgtggccaatgtctttctgtttgtccataatttctccccagtcttgactggttctaaacagaggccaagacaggtgattttaagccacatggctgtggccaatgccttgactctattcctcactatatttccaaacaacatgatggcttttgctcccaaaactcctccaactgaactcaaatgtaaattagaatccTTCAGTCACCTGGTGGTAAGAAGCACAAacttgtgttccacctgtgtcctgagtgtccatcagtttgtcactctGGTTCCTCTTAATAGAGGGAAAGGTAAACTTGTACTCAGAGCAAGTGTCACAAACATGGCAAGTTATTCTTCTTGcagttgttggtttttcagtgtcttaagtaacatTCACATTCCAATTAAGTTCAGtggtccacagataacagacaataacactgactcgAAAAGAAAGCtgttctgttccacttctggattcagTGTGGGCATTGTCTTCTTGCAGTTTGCCtatgatgccacattcatgagcatcatggtctggaccagtgtctccatggtacttctcctccgtagacatcgccagcgaatgcagcacatcctcactcccaatcagaACCCCAGAGGCCAAGCTGAGTCCAAAGCAACCCATACTATCCTGATGCTGGTGTTtacatttgttagcttttatcttctaaattgtatttgtatCATAGTACATGCCCTTTTTATGCATTCTCATTTCTTCGTAAGGCTTGTCAGTGAGATTTTAACTGCAATCTTCCCCAGTATCTCTCCtttactgttgatcttcagagatcccaaggatccttgttctgtgctcttcAACTGTTGA